One part of the Amycolatopsis lurida genome encodes these proteins:
- a CDS encoding peptidylprolyl isomerase, protein MPTNQQRREAAKRKLERQIVRRAEQAKRRRIVGSVAVVGVVAIVAGAVWWIVSSNSGDDAASDASPSSAPPTPEVTIPTERAPMPKRPTPLANPVACDYKDDASKPASKKVNKPEGKDVSSNGTVNVVLKSTAGDIPLTLDRALAPCAVQSFISLSQQGYFNDTKCHRLGTTGLQMLQCGDPEASGMGGPGYTMPDEAFKEIKYGRGILAMAKTQQPNSGGSQFFMVYGEAELSPDYSVFGSISDEGLKVLDKVAKAGANAQAGNGDGTGPPNTEVKFTGVTVNA, encoded by the coding sequence GTGCCGACCAACCAGCAGCGCCGCGAAGCCGCGAAGCGCAAGCTCGAGCGACAGATCGTGCGACGGGCCGAACAGGCCAAGCGGCGCAGGATCGTCGGCTCGGTAGCGGTCGTCGGCGTCGTCGCCATCGTGGCGGGCGCGGTGTGGTGGATCGTCAGCAGCAACAGTGGTGACGATGCCGCCTCCGACGCTTCCCCGAGCTCGGCTCCTCCGACCCCCGAGGTCACCATCCCCACGGAGCGCGCTCCGATGCCGAAGCGGCCGACGCCGCTGGCGAACCCGGTGGCCTGTGACTACAAGGACGACGCCAGCAAGCCGGCTTCGAAGAAGGTGAACAAGCCGGAAGGCAAGGACGTCTCTTCGAACGGCACGGTGAACGTCGTACTGAAGAGCACGGCGGGCGACATCCCGCTGACGCTCGACCGGGCGCTCGCGCCGTGCGCCGTGCAGAGCTTCATCAGCCTTTCGCAGCAGGGCTACTTCAACGACACCAAGTGCCACCGGCTCGGCACCACCGGCCTGCAGATGCTGCAGTGCGGTGACCCCGAGGCCAGTGGCATGGGCGGCCCCGGCTACACGATGCCGGACGAGGCGTTCAAGGAGATCAAGTACGGCCGCGGCATCCTCGCGATGGCGAAGACGCAGCAGCCGAACTCCGGTGGCAGCCAGTTCTTCATGGTCTACGGCGAGGCCGAACTGTCCCCGGACTACTCGGTCTTCGGCAGCATCTCCGACGAAGGCCTGAAGGTGCTCGACAAGGTCGCCAAGGCCGGCGCGAACGCGCAGGCCGGCAACGGCGACGGCACCGGCCCGCCCAACACCGAGGTCAAGTTCACCGGCGTCACGGTCAACGCCTGA
- a CDS encoding MBL fold metallo-hydrolase: protein MLVVGFPAGPLEANCYLLAPEGGGECVIVDPGEDVVEPLEAALSTHGLMPVAMLATHGHPDHVASADEIGARHGIPLYLHEADRPLLGRDAGERKDGIVPLADGPLGLAGLEITVSGTPGHTAGSVVFGLTSAEGGRIVLTGDSLFAGSIGRSAGDGDELVRSLGAKVMTMPDDTVVLPGHGPATTIGQERAGNPFLAGTGA, encoded by the coding sequence GTGCTGGTTGTCGGTTTTCCGGCAGGCCCCCTCGAAGCCAACTGCTATCTGCTCGCCCCGGAGGGTGGCGGGGAGTGCGTGATCGTCGATCCCGGGGAGGACGTCGTCGAACCGCTCGAGGCCGCGCTTTCCACGCACGGCCTGATGCCGGTCGCGATGCTCGCCACCCACGGCCACCCCGATCACGTCGCTTCGGCGGACGAGATCGGCGCGCGCCACGGAATACCTCTCTATCTGCACGAGGCGGACCGGCCACTCCTCGGCCGGGACGCCGGAGAACGGAAGGACGGGATCGTGCCACTCGCCGATGGCCCGCTCGGGCTGGCCGGACTGGAGATCACGGTGTCCGGTACACCGGGGCACACCGCCGGTTCGGTGGTCTTCGGGCTGACCTCCGCCGAGGGTGGCCGGATCGTGCTCACCGGGGACAGCCTGTTCGCCGGTTCGATCGGCCGGTCCGCCGGGGACGGTGACGAGCTCGTGCGGTCCCTCGGTGCCAAGGTGATGACGATGCCCGACGACACCGTCGTCCTCCCGGGCCACGGCCCGGCCACCACGATCGGGCAGGAGCGGGCGGGAAACCCGTTCCTGGCCGGGACGGGCGCCTGA
- a CDS encoding aminotransferase class IV family protein: protein MKLEVNGAPARSEDLAGAFGYGHFTAMQVRDGKVRGLDVHLRRLATSTRRMFAHDLDTEAVRGYVRQAIRGEDALSVRVLIFSRALDWSDPGAPAAPDVLVRTGPPREPVMTPLRLRSVHYERVLPEVKHVGTFGLLHHTREAKLAGYDDALFVDHQGRISEASIWNVGFLDGGTVVWPQAPVLDGISQQLVRRGLERNGIPQEIRDVHPADLPGYDAVFLTNSESVGWPVASVDDVVLPFAPETSQILTEAYESNPWDEI, encoded by the coding sequence GTGAAGCTGGAAGTCAACGGCGCGCCCGCCCGGTCGGAAGACCTGGCGGGCGCGTTCGGCTATGGCCACTTCACCGCGATGCAGGTCCGCGACGGCAAGGTCCGCGGCCTGGACGTCCACCTCCGCCGTCTCGCGACGAGCACGCGGCGCATGTTCGCCCACGACCTCGACACCGAGGCGGTGCGCGGGTACGTACGGCAGGCCATCCGGGGCGAGGACGCGCTGTCCGTGCGAGTGCTGATCTTCTCCCGGGCGCTGGACTGGTCCGACCCCGGCGCACCGGCGGCACCGGACGTCCTCGTCCGGACCGGGCCGCCCCGGGAGCCCGTGATGACACCGTTGCGCCTGCGGTCCGTGCACTACGAACGGGTGCTCCCGGAGGTCAAGCACGTCGGTACGTTCGGCCTGCTCCACCACACGCGCGAGGCGAAGCTGGCGGGATACGACGACGCGCTGTTCGTCGACCACCAGGGCCGGATCAGCGAGGCGTCGATCTGGAACGTCGGTTTCCTCGACGGCGGCACGGTGGTCTGGCCGCAGGCGCCAGTGCTCGATGGCATCAGTCAGCAACTGGTGCGACGCGGCCTCGAACGCAACGGGATCCCACAGGAGATCCGCGACGTCCACCCCGCCGATCTCCCCGGGTACGACGCCGTTTTCCTGACCAATTCGGAGTCGGTCGGCTGGCCGGTGGCGTCGGTCGACGACGTCGTGCTGCCGTTCGCTCCGGAGACGAGCCAGATCCTCACCGAGGCGTACGAAAGCAATCCCTGGGACGAGATCTAG